The Archocentrus centrarchus isolate MPI-CPG fArcCen1 chromosome 18 unlocalized genomic scaffold, fArcCen1 scaffold_23_ctg1, whole genome shotgun sequence genome contains a region encoding:
- the LOC115775235 gene encoding transmembrane protein 151A, with product MQTEEETAAAEEPILEEGSGREQQRPVQQSLASSLCRESHWKCLLLTLLMYGCFATLAWCALCRIPVLGSSISADGTSAAYDIRQWESPCSSGYVYIPLAFLAMLYVVYLVECWHCFSKTAMLAHAEFQEVYERVQRLQQATPCIWWKAISYHYVRRTRQVTRYRNGDAYTTTQVYHERVNTHASSSEFDYARYGVKDVSKELLDLQLHPAVRLRFTKCFSFSSARAEAAYLTQRARFFGENEGLDDYMEAREGMHLKNVDFREHILAFPDPAHQPWFSRHRVFWLASAFLLSWPLRVVSEYRTAYVHYHVEKLFGEDEDNSGGVGGGGPGGGGRGDGVEGGTENGIHPGGIPIGIGLNGTSYRAISRVNTVDMTELEWHIRCNQQMVPSYSEALLMDLDTSGGTNPTVSTPISGPPGITPSQGTNPPPLALPVVFNSAYLLQSCPRCRRTTSSASLPSRLRAPMGTTALLNATVAGIRAAGQGSGGMGGRLVLSRSGFSLGRLGGGRQNSLFHSRSMGGGLGGCREDGGGSGGGGGGGGGSGGGFLGLGSRQNNEETRGVLEGEGDEEEEEEEQEERRREDRGRGRRERDEEAEQESAGGGEARDGERDRPPSYQDAFFFPVLIIHGEESCHAGDDM from the exons ATGCAGACGGAGGAGGAGACGGCCGCCGCAGAAGAGCCCATTTTGGAGGAAGGGTCGGGAAGAGAGCAG CAACGGCCAGTCCAACAGTCTCTGGCCTCTTCGCTGTGTCGGGAGTCTCACTGGAAGTGCCTCCTCCTGACCCTCCTCATGTACGGCTGCTTTGCCACACTGGCCTGGTGCGCTCTCTGTCGCATACCTGTTCTCGGCTCCTCCATATCTGCTGATGGCACCTCGGCGGCCTACGACATCCGGCAATGGGAGAGCCCGTGTTCTAGTGGTTATGTCTACATCCCCTTGGCCTTCCTGGCCATGCTGTATGTGGTTTACCTGGTGGAGTGTTGGCACTGCTTCTCCAAGACAGCCATGTTGGCTCATGCTGAATTCCAG GAAGTATATGAGCGTGTGCAGAGACTTCAGCAGGCCACACCCTGTATTTGGTGGAAGGCCATCAGCTATCACTATGTCAGGAGGACCAGACAGGTGACAAGATACCGCAACGGAGATGCATATACAACCACACAG gtcTACCACGAGCGGGTGAACACTCATGCCTCAAGTTCAGAGTTTGACTATGCCCGCTATGGCGTCAAAGACGTATCAAAGGAACTGCTGGACCTGCAGCTGCACCCTGCTGTTCGCCTCCGTTTCACCAAGTGTTTCAG CTTCTCAAGTGCACGTGCTGAAGCTGCCTACCTCACCCAG CGAGCGCGCTTTTTCGGAGAGAACGAGGGGCTTGATGACTACATGGAGGCCAGGGAGGGAATGCACCTTAAAAATGTGGATTTCCGCGAACACATCCTAGCATTCCCAGATCCGGCTCATCAGCCGTGGTTCTCGAGACACCGGGTGTTCTGGTTGGCTTCAGCTTTCCTCTTGTCATGGCCGCTGCGAGTTGTGTCAGAATACCGCACAGCGTATGTCCACTACCACGTGGAGAAGCTGTTCGGAGAGGATGAGGATAACAGTGGGGGAGTTGGCGGAGGAGGGCCAGGTGGAGGTGGAAGAGGGGACGGGGTGGAAGGAGGGACTGAGAATGGAATCCATCCAGGAGGGATTCCTATTGGAATTGGCCTGAATGGGACAAGCTACAGGGCCATCTCTCGTGTCAACACAGTGGACATGACAGAATTGGAGTGGCACATTCGCTGTAACCAACAGATGGTCCCGAGCTACTCTGAAGCCCTCCTTATGGACTTAGACACAAGTGGGGGGACAAACCCCACAGTCTCTACACCTATCTCTGGGCCTCCAGGCATCACCCCGAGCCAGGGGACCAACCCACCTCCCCTGGCTCTGCCTGTGGTGTTCAACTCAGCTTACCTTCTTCAGAGCTGCCCCAGATGCCGGCGGACCACATCAAGTGCTAGTCTTCCATCCAGGCTAAGGGCCCCCATGGGAACCACAGCCCTCCTGAACGCTACAGTGGCAGGGATCAGGGCAGCAGGGCAGGGAAGCGGAGGTATGGGAGGAAGACTGGTGCTCAGTCGGAGCGGGTTTTCTCTAGGGAGACTTGGAGGTGGGCGCCAGAACAGCCTGTTTCATTCAAGAAGCATGGGGGGTGGGTTGGGAGGATGTAGGGAAGATGGtggaggaagtggaggaggaggaggaggaggtgggggaaGTGGTGGAGGATTCCTGGGGTTAGGTTCAAGACAGAACAACGAGGAAACCAGAGGAGTGCTTGAAGGAGAAggtgatgaagaagaggaggaagaagagcaggaagagaggagaagggaagatagagggagaggaaggagagagagagatgaggaggCAGAGCAAGAAAGCGCAGGGGGAGGAGAGGCGAGAGACGGTGAGAGAGATAGGCCTCCATCCTACCAGGACGCGTTCTTCTTCCCTGTCCTCATTATACACGGCGAGGAGAGCTGCCATGCTGGAGATGATATGtga
- the LOC115775041 gene encoding sperm-associated antigen 17-like, with translation MYITLGVVGKEEASNSSPSDAIVRSFQLLPSCVDFGTLKEGTFSAITVVMKNVGVDRCSFCVKQPPPATGLRVIYNPDPVAAGLQVELQVQLFAVCAVQAGEVVEPKKLISQEIIIHTEKDILYLPVTANIL, from the exons ATGTACATCACTCT CGGAGTCGTCGGTAAGGAGGAAGCATCAAACAGTTCTCCTTCTGATGCGATTGTGAGGAGCTTCCAGCTTCTCCCATCGTGCGTTGACTTTGGCACGCTGAAGGAGGGCACCTTCTCTGCCATTACTGTGGTGATGAAGAATGTTGGTGTTGACAGATGCAG CTTCTGTGTGAAACAGCCTCCTCCTGCTACAGGCCTCCGGGTCATCTACAACCCTGACCCT GTAGCTGCAGGTTTGCAGGTTGAACTGCAGGTTCAGCTGTTTGCAGTGTGTGCTGTCCAAGCCGGCGAAGTAGTAGAGCCAAAGAAGTTAATCTCTCAGGAAATTATCATCCATACTGAGAAAGACATCCTCTATCTGCCAGTCACTGCTAATATCCTTTGA